Proteins encoded within one genomic window of Alligator mississippiensis isolate rAllMis1 unplaced genomic scaffold, rAllMis1 scaffold_27, whole genome shotgun sequence:
- the LOC132247631 gene encoding glycine N-acyltransferase-like protein 3, producing the protein MQVLKCSTKLQLLEKILMWSFPESLKVYGAVMNINRGNPFRKEVVVDSWPDFKAVITRRQREKEVDDRDHYTNAYAVFYKDLQAYRELLEERDTIDWGQIFQLQGLQAGIYETSKAVARSNQVDVNVSSFQMVIHPDPDTLPDVRLQMDPAPRLASLDISHASLLSETWSRGGTEQCRRYLANLICCFPSICVLDDNGQPISWGLTDQFATMIHGYTLPEYRRKGYNRLVATILAKKLHSQGFPAQGNVLEKNVPSIALLKSMNAQFLPCQFFRVIHTPLCFLAIPHL; encoded by the exons GTTTATGGAGCTGTGATGAACATAAACCGAGGGAATCCCTTCAGGAAGGAAGTGGTGGTGGATTCATGGCCAGATTTCAAAGCTGTCATTACCCGGCGACAGAGGGAG AAGGAGGTGGATGACCGTGACCATTACACCAATGCATATGCAGTTTTCTACAAAGACTTACAGGCTTACCGGGAGCTACTAGAAGAGAGAGACACCATCGACTGGGGACAGATCTTTCAGCTACAGG GGCTCCAGGCAGGAATATATGAAACATCCAAAGCTGTTGCTAGGTCTAATCAGGTTGATGTGAATGTATCCTCCTTCCAGATGGTTATCCACCCAGACCCTGACACACTGCCGGACGTCAGACTTCA GATGGACCCAGCACCGAGACTGGCTTCCCTGGACATCTCCCATGCCAGCCTGCTCAGTGAAACCTGGTCACGGGGAGGCACTGAGCAATGCCGGAGGTACCTTGCTAACCTCATTTGCTGCTTCCCCAGCATCTGTGTCTTGGATGACAATGGACAGCCCATCTCTTGGGGTCTAACTGACCAGTTTGCCACCATGATTCATGGTTATACCCTTCCAGAATACCGCAGAAAAGGTTATAACCGGCTTGTTGCTACCATATTAGCTAAGAAGTTACATAGCCAGGGCTTTCCAGCTCAAGGTAATGTCCTGGAGAAGAATGTACCTTCTATAGCATTGCTGAAAAGTATGAATGCTCAGTTTCTTCCCTGCCAGTTTTTCAGAGTCATCCACACTCCTTTGTGTTTCTTAGCTATACCTCACCTATAG